A genomic segment from ANME-2 cluster archaeon encodes:
- a CDS encoding YkgJ family cysteine cluster protein, whose product MNDKPKFVFECQECGKCCERDVMAFLDDINDWMEHGLMYKVLPHLFIEGDFGSVAIQLDKQTKDDRTVCALYDLEKSECTLGDSRPLSCRSFPLGYNGKNYIIVDVDCPGLGQGSMTVEKLTLMRDTARAGYESKQQTQHVLPMLENLFIRKMTFESQKAMGELTPEQREELENILKDKEK is encoded by the coding sequence ATGAACGATAAACCGAAATTCGTATTTGAATGCCAGGAATGCGGGAAATGCTGTGAAAGGGATGTAATGGCATTTCTGGATGACATAAATGACTGGATGGAACATGGGCTGATGTACAAGGTACTGCCTCACTTGTTTATTGAGGGGGATTTTGGTTCTGTTGCCATTCAACTGGACAAACAGACAAAAGATGACAGGACTGTGTGTGCATTGTATGACCTTGAAAAGAGCGAGTGCACACTGGGTGATAGCAGGCCGCTTTCCTGCCGTTCATTCCCCTTGGGTTATAACGGCAAGAATTATATTATTGTGGATGTGGACTGTCCGGGACTGGGGCAGGGCAGCATGACTGTAGAAAAACTTACCTTGATGAGGGACACAGCCAGGGCCGGGTATGAGAGTAAGCAGCAGACACAACATGTTCTGCCTATGTTGGAGAACCTGTTTATCAGGAAGATGACATTCGAGTCACAGAAGGCCATGGGAGAGCTTACTCCCGAGCAGAGAGAAGAGCTTGAGAATATTCTGAAGGACAAGGAAAAATAG